From the genome of Alphaproteobacteria bacterium:
ATAGATCTTGGGAAGTTTGTTTGCATGGCAGAACGCCATCGCCGCATCCATCAATCGTCGACCGGTACCGTTGCCATGCGCGGACTCGCCAAGAATGAACCAGCGGAGCAATGCCGCCGGTGGGTCGATGCTGCCGTCGATGGCGATTCCACCGACATAGGTGCCGTCGTCGTCGGCGCGCCACATTCTATTTCGCGGATCGTCGCGCCGAGCCAGGAACTCGCCGATTTCGCGCGTGATCTTGGCCTCGAAGAAGCGCGCTGGGAAATCCCAACGGGTTCCGTAGTACGCGACTTGCAGGGCAATGAGCCGCCCCGCATCACCGGGTTCCGTTTCGCGGATCGCGATCGCCAAGTCAGCGGCCCTAGGCGGCTTTTCGCTCGACGGTCCCGACAAAAAAGTCATTGCCTTTGTCGTCGATCACGATGAAGGCCGGGAAGTCTTCGACCTCGATGCGCCACACCGCTTCCATCCCGAGCTCGGGGTATTCCAGAACCTCGACCTTCTTGATGCAGTCCTGGGCAAGGCGCGCGGCGGGGCCGCCGATCGAGCCGAGATAGAACCCGCCGTGTTTGCCGCACGCTTGGCGGACCATGGGCGAGCGGTTGCCCTTGGCGAGCGAAATCATACTGCCGCCTGCAGCCATGAATTCGTCGACGTAGGAATCCATACGGCCCGCGGTGGTTGGCCCGAACGACCCCGAGGCATACCCCTCGGGTGTCTTGGCCGGTCCAGCGTAGTAGACCATGTGATCCTTCATATATTGCGGCATGCCGCCACCGCCCGCGAGGCGTTCTTTGATTTTCGCGTGGGCGATGTCGCGGGCAACAATCATCGGTCCGTTCAGCGACAGGCGGGTCCGAATCGGGTAGCTGGAAAGCTGCTTGAGGATTTCGGCCATCGGCCGGTTGAGGTCGATCTGCACCACGTCGCCGCCGAGCTCGCCCTCGGGCACCTCGGGCATGTATTTGGCCGGGTTGGTTTCCAGTTGCTCAAGAAAGACGCCCTCGCGGGTGATTTTGCCCTTGGCCTGCCGGTCGGCTGAACACGACACGCCGATTCCGATGGGCACGCTCGCCCCGTGGCGCGGCAAACGGATGACGCGCACGTCGTGGCAGAAATACTTTCCGCCGAACTGCGCGCCGATCCCCATCGTCTGGGTCAGTTCATGGACTCGCGCTTCGGTTTCCAGGTCGCGAAAGGCTTGGCCATGTTCGTTCCCGGCGGTCGGCAACGTATCGAGGTATCGGGTGCTGGCCAACTTGACAGTCTTCAGGTTCATTTCGGCCGAGGTGCCGCCGACCACGATCGCGAGGTGGTAGGGCGGGCACGCGGCCGTACCGAGCGACCGGATTTTTTCGTCGAGAAATGCCAACAACCCATCCGGGTTTAGGACTGCGCGGGTCTGTTGGTAGAGGAACGTCTTGTTGGCCGAACCGCCGCCCTTTGCCATAAACAGAAATTTGTAGGTATCGCCGTCGCTGGCATAGATGTCGATCTGTGCCGGCAGATTGCTGCCGGTATTGACCTCGTCGTACATCGAGAGGGCCGACATCTGCGAATAGCGCAGGTAGGATTCGGTATAGGTGGAGAAGACGCCGCGCGAAATCGCTTCGGCGTCGTTTCCGGGGGTCCAGATATTCTGACCCTTGTAAGCCATGACGATCGCCGTACCGGTATCCTGACAGCCTGGGAGGATCATCCCGGCCGCGATGTTGGCGTTCTTGAGCAGCTCGTAGGCGACATAGCGGTCGTTATCGGACGCGTCGGGGTCGTCCATGATATTGCGCAGTTGTTGCAGGTGGCCTGGGCGCAGCAAATGGGCGATGTCACGCATCGCCTGCTCGGTCAGCAGGGATAAAGCCTGAGGTTCGACTCGCACGACTTCGTTGCCACCAACATCGATGGTGCTGACGAATTCGTCGCTCAGCTGTCGGTAGGGCGTTTCGTCCGGCCCAAGCGGAAACATGTCCTGGTATTGGAACGCGACCATCGGTTCTCCTCCGCGGCGCGTGGCCGCACGATCGGCTATTTTTTGCGGAACTGGTCCAGCGCGACGACTTTTTCGCCAGCGGGTACATCGGGGGTTTTGTCGGGTGCAGCGTCGGGTTCAGCGTCATCGGCGTTACTGCCGACCGTGACCATCGCTCCGCCCGCCCCAATCGGGGTGGGGCCGCTGCTGTCGCCGGTCGGACCGGTCTCGACGCGGCTCCGGTCCGGTTGAAATTGCAGGCCGAATTGAACGCTGGGGTCGGCAAAACCGGTTAGCGCGGCAAAGGGGATCGTCAATCGTTCCGGCACTTTGTGGAAGGACAAAGTGAGATCGAACCCATCGTCGGTCACATCGAGATCCCAGTACTGGTGCTGCAAGACGACGGTCATTTCTTTGGGGTACTTGCTGCGCAGGTAGTCGGCAATGACGACGCCGGGAAAATGAGTGAGGAACGAGAGATACAAATGATGATTGCCGCGCAGGCCCTGTTCCTGAACGCGCTTCAACACCGAACGGACCACACCGCGCAGTGCCGTATCGACCATTGTTGGATAGTTGTAGTGATCGCGCATGTCGTCGAAACTCCCGTCGGGCGCACATACTAGACCGCTTGCCGCGGAATCCAAGGGGGGACGCCGCGTTGGGACTGGAGTGGACGGAGATTTGAAGTGGGGGGGCTTCTGTTGCCCGGTACCCCCCCGAACCGCGCTTACTTATGACTAAGCAGCGAGCGCCATTTCATTGTCGTTGGCACTTTTAGATACAGCCCGATAACGGTGGTACCATGCCGGGCAAAAACTCCACCTTTATTACGCGCGTCGATCCTGATTCGCCCCCATCAAAAACACACGGTCTAAAACGAACCGCGACCCGAATCGGCGGGTTCCGTGTGTTTGTGGTGGAGGCGCCGGGTACTGCCCCCGGGTCCGCTACGCCTATTCCGTGAAGCGTTTATCGCCATAGCCGGTAAACCGGCACTCCCTATATAGGCGACCAAGTGGTGGATTTGAAGGGGCTAGGGTCTAACCGGCTTTGGCGGCGTCGCAAGCCGTCGGTAGCGTCTCGGCGATCAAAGACGTGAGCCCGAGCCGGGCGAGGGGGCTCGGCTGACTGCCGTCCCCGGGCGCGGCGCCGAGACCCTTGGCGACGAGGGCCGCGCCCACCGTTAAGAGCGCGTCGATCTGGCGGTCCGGCAGCGTCCAGGTGGTCGCCATGTCCTGGAAACGTTGGCGACACGCCGGGTCGTCGATAAAATCGAAATCGACAGGCACATTTAGAATCACCAAGTCCTGCACGGCGCCCGGATCGCACGCGCGGTTCGTCCTTAACAACTCCTTGGTCACCGTATCAAGCCGGTCGAGGATACCAAAGGTACTGCCGTCGATGGCGCTGCTCGTGGTGCCGGTCAGCATCGCGACCAGCCCCGGCGGCGTCGGTCGGCGGTCCAACGCGCTCTGCCGATCCGACCGGGCGTTGACGACGACAAACAAAATGGTCCCGATGTCCTTCTCGCAGATCGCCTGGACGAGGTTTTTGATAGTGCCGTCGCGACCGCGCGCAAGGGCCGGTGAGTTTTCCGAGGACAACAAGTAAAGCGGTTCCGACAACCCGAGATTGTCGGCAATCCCGCCGTCGAGCAAATGAATGAACCGTCTGCCTTCGTCGGGGGGCAGCTTGCTCAGCCAATCCTTTCGCCGCGGTGGTCGGCTTTGATCGATATCGCCGGTGCCGTTCAGATAATCGTCCGGGTATGAGCGGTTCAAATAGGCCCATTCACGTGCCGCGCGCCGCCGAACCTGGGGATTGTCGTAGGCCGACGTACTAAGCGGGTTGATGATTCGCAATGGCGGATGATCGGGCCAGGCGCGGTCCTGTGCCGGGCACGGCGAATAGTTCGTCAGCGTGACCGCGCTGAGGGCGAGGGGAAAGGCTGCCGATGCCGCCACAGCGTCGGCCAACTTCATCTCGATGAGGTCCGAGCAAATCAAATCGAAGCGGTCTTGGGTAAAGGGGAAGACCGCTTCGGCGGTCACATCGCCGGCATTCACGATTAAATAGGGTTGTGGCCCATCCCGCTGGAGCAATGTCGCGAAGGTTTCGCCTTCGGCAAAGAGACGCTTGTGGAACGCGGCGATCAACCAGTCGATCCGGGCATAGGACGGTGTCGGCAAACGCGCGAGGTTGACCGGGTTGAGACCCGCCGCCACCAAATCGCCGATGACGTCTTGGCGCAGGAACCCCTGCTCCAACGCGTCGAGCCCGCCATAGCCGTGGCGCGCGAAATAGGCGGCCGTGACGCTGCCACCCGACACCGACGACAGAATATCTATTTCGGTGTCGAGTCCCGAACCGTCGGCAAACCGTGCGTCGTGAAGCCCCCGCAGGGCGCCGGCTGCAAGCGCCGCCGCGCGCGTTCCGCCGCCCGACATGCTCATCACCACCATGATGTCGTCGCGCGTGCCGTGGTTGACGGTATGGAAGCGGTAGCCCGCATCGGAGTCCAGCACCGCGAGCTCGGCATTGCGGATCGGCGCCGTGCAGGCGACCACCCCAAGCAAGACGGTGACAAGCGTCGCGAGGCGAATCATGTCAAATCGACAGCGTCGTTGTTGACCGGCAAGATGTAGCGGTCGTCGCTGCGGTGCGGCGTTCCGTCACCGAGAGTCGCGGCGAACGTCACCCACCCGACCCCGACGGGCACAGGCTTGCCGGCCGGCGACAGCGCGCCGCGTTTTATCCCGTTCACTTCGAGCAGGTGGCCGTCCTGGCCCATTACCGTCACTTCCGGCACCGCTGCCTCCCGACTGTTCGAGAGCATTGCATCGAATCCCGCCTCGGTTGTAAAGGCGGGGTGTGCGCTACCCTGGTGCTCGCGGTGTCAGGCTGAATCCGCATGTTTGCAACGTGCCGGACCGGCAGTCCCGCCCGGATCGTCAGATGACGCGTTGCGCCCGCAAGGCGGCGATCTGAGCGGCGTCGAAGCCTAGCTCGCTCAATATATCGTCGCTATCGGTGCCTAACGCCGGGGCGGCGCGCTGCGGATAGGTTTCGCCTTTCAGGTGAATTGGGCTGGCCAACAGATCTACATCCCGACCGTCCGGCGTGGTCGCCGCGGCGATCCGCCCGCGGTCGCGCACGAACGGGTTCTCCAACGCCTGGGCGACGTCGAGCAGCGGCGCGGCGGGGACACGCCCCTGAAAGACTCCCAGCCATTGTGCGGTCGTTTTTGGTGCCAGCGCCGCGTCGATCAACGGCGTTAGTTCGTCGCGGTGTACCAGCCGTTCCTTGAAAGTCAGGAACCGGGGATCGGTCTTCAGGTCTGCCCGTTCCATTAGATCGCACAGAATGCCCCAAAACTTTTCTTTGTTGCACATCAGGTAAATCCAGCCGTCGCCGGTTTTGTAAAGCTGACACGGCACCAGCGACGCATGGGCAGATCGGGGCTCGCGTCCCTGATTGTGGCCGGCACCAAGATACCAATGGCCGATGTAATTGAGGTTGTAGAGCGCGGTATCGAACAGGTTCACATCGACGTCGCGCCCGATTCCGGTTTGGCGCGCCTGCATTACCGACGACACTAACCCGAAGGACATCGACAACCCTGCCATCAGGTCGACGATCGACAGTCCCATCCGCGCCGGTGGACCGTCGGGTTCGCCGGTCACCGAGAAATAACCGGTCTCGGCTTGCATCAGGAAATCGTATCCCGGCCACGCGGCGCGCTCGTTGTCGCGCCCATACGCGGACAGGTGTGCACAAACCAAAGCCGGCTTGAGGTGTTTCAGTGCATCGTAGGTGAGGCCGAGTTTCGCTGGGACGTCGCCGCGCAGGTTGTTGCACACTGCGTCGGCCGTGGCCACGAGAGCGTGCAGGATTTCCTGGCCCGCCGCGCTCTTGAGGTCGAGGGTTAGGCTCCGTTTGTTGCGATTGAGGCCTTGGTAAAACAGGCTGGCGGCGCTGTCGCCGTCGTCGGCGCCCTCCATGAAAAAGGGGCCGACGCTGCGCGAGACATCGCCGCCGTCGGGCGATTCGATCTTGATCACCTCGGCGCCGAAGTCGGACAGGTATTGGGTGCCGAACGGACCGGCCCCGTATTGCTCGACCGCGACAACGCGGAGGCCTGTCAGTGGCAGCATGATTTTTTTCGGAGAGTAATCGGCGATGTCATCGGCTGCATGTCCGCGTTTGGGAACCAAGTAGGCGGGTACAGTATAATCATAGTTGCCGACGCTTGTTCCTCGATCGCGGGATCGCCAGCATAGACCTCGCGCGTCTGAGTCGCTTGGTCTAGCCGGACCCGGAGTCTATTCGGCGGCGATGGCCTCGCCTTTGGCTACGGGAAACGCTGGGCGGACATGATCGCGGAACAGCTCCATCGAACGGCGGACGCCGACGTTGGGCACATTGCCGATCTTCATGTTCATGTTGATCCAGCCGCAGCCTAACTCCTCGCGCACCCGTTCGATCTGGGTGACGACCTCGTCGGGCGTGCCGCATAGGGTCACGCCCGCGTCGATGCTTTCCTGCAAGGTCCTTTCCTTAGCGTTTTGGATGCGCCCGACGAATTCTTTCTTCACATCGTCGTCGGCGAAGTAACGCGACTTTTGCAGGACCAATTTCTGCGCGGTCCGGGGGCCGCCGAGCAGCACTTTGCCGAAGTAGGCAGAGCCTTTGGCGAGTTCCGCCTGGGCTGCCGCACTGGTCTCGGCGATACAGGTATTCAGACCGACCAGCACATGGTCGGGCGTTGGGTGCCAGCCGGCCTCGTGCGCGGCCTCCATATAGGTGTCGATCAAATGCTTGGCCACCTTGAGGTCGGGCACCAGCGCCAGGCCCATGATCGCGCGGTGGCGCGCTGCCGTGCGGGCCGAGTCGTCGTTGCTGGCCGACATGATAATCGGCGGGTGCGGTTGCTGGCGCGGCCGCGGCCAAATCGAGACGGCAGGGAAGTTGTAGTAGTGACCTTTCCAGCCGAAGGGTTCGCGCGCCGTCCACGCCTTGACGATTAACTCGGCGGCTTCTTCCAGGCGCGCCCGCGATTCGTCGGGCGGCACGTTGTAGGCGACGTATTCATGGGGAATACCGCGCAGGATCCCGGCCATCAGGCGGCCGCCGGACATGACATCCAACATGGCGTATTCCTCAGCGACGCGAATCGGGTTCAACAGCGGCACGAGGCTTCCCACCATCGCGAGCTTGATCGTCTTGGTCCGCTGGATCAGTGCCGATCCGATCAGGTTGGGGTTCGACATCAACCCGAACGGCGAAAAATGGTGTTCGTTGCACCCTACCGCGTCGAAACCGCAATCCTCGGCGTAGGCCATCGTGTCGATATAGGTGTCGTAGACGGCGGTCGCTTTTTCCGGATCGAAGTCGCGGTTGCTCACCGGCCATTCGGGGCCTTCCTTGGGAAAGGTGTCCCACGGCATCAGGTGAAAGAACAAGAACTTCATGGGGTGCTCCGCAATGCTTGGGCCGCCTCGATGTGGGGCGCCACATTCAGTGTAGCCTAGCCCGGGACCGAACCGACCCGGCGTACCAAGGCAGGCCCGTCCTGCGGGCATCGGGGCGCACGCAGTTGCATCGCTAGGGCCGCCGACGCACCATGCGCGCGTCGAATAAAAGGGGCCCCGATCATGGATGCACAGATCAAAACGCGCGTCATCGACGCCGACGCGCATGTCATCGAAACTGAGCGCACCTGGGATTACCTCGCACCTGCCGACGCGAAATACCGCCCCGTCCTTAGCCCGCCACCGGGCGAGAATCCGGCCGAAGGCGGCTGGATGGTCAATGGCGTGTTGGGGCCTGCGTTCATCCGCCGTTTCACCGACGAACAAATCAAAAAAATGTCCGCGACTGCGGGCCGCAACATGAACACCCGCAAAGAGCTGCGCGAGATGACCGACATCCCCGGTCGGCTCGCCCACATGGACGAACTCGGCATCGACGTCCAGGTGCTGTTCCCCACGATGTGGCTTACCAGCCTCACCGAAGACGCGAAGGCCGAGGCCGCGCTCGCGCGTTCCTACAACAACTGGCTGATCGACATCTGGAAGCAAGCACCCGACCGCCTCCGCTGGGTCGTCATCCCGCCGACGTTGGCGATGGACGAATCCATCGAAGAAATTCGCCGCGCGAAAAAGAACGGCGCCGTCGGCGTCTTCATGCGTGCCTTCGAAGGCGACCGGCTTCTCTCCGACCCGTATTTCTACCCCATGTACGAAGAAGCCGAACGCCTCGATCTGCCGATCACCGTGCACATCGCGAACGGCAGCCAAAAGAACACACTCTTCCACATGGAAGCGCCCGGTCCGGTATCGGTCAAAGGGTTCACCATCACCCGCGTTCCGGCCGTCGTCGGCTGCATGGCGTTGTTGATGAGTGACGTCCACAAGAACTTCCCCAACTTGCGCTGGGGCTTCATCGAATCGGCGGCGCAGTGGGTGCCCTGGGTTTACAACGAGTTCGCCCGCCGAGTGCATTCCTCCGGCGAGAAAATGCCCGCCGACATCTTTGGCGACCGCAACATCCACCTGACCTGCCAAAGCGACGACGACCTCGCTTACGTCCTGAAGTATGCCGGGTCCAAATCGCTCCTTATCGGGACCGACTATGGCCACACCGACCCCTCGGCCCAGATCGACGTCATCGATCTCCTGCACGCCCGTACCGACATCGACGAGGCCACCAAACAAGCCATCCTCTACGACAACCCAAAACGGCTCTACGGGCTTTAGGCGGCGCTCACACCCGCCGCCTTTTTTGCCGGTCCTGAGATCCCGCCGACCGTGGCGTCAAGATGGACCGAACCCGACGGGTGGATTCCCGGCAATTGCGGCAAACCTTCCTGGGTGGGTGTCAAATCGGATTTCCAAGATGTAGTATGGGGAACCACGCAAAACCCCTACATCAAGTAAACAGTAGCCCCTCTGACATGCCCCACGTTTCGCCCGACCAACAGCAAGAAATCGACGCCCAACGGGCGGAAACGCACCAGACCCGCCGAGCTACGGTACCGGCGCTGGAAGAGGTGCTGTACCAGGCCATCCCGATCCTCGACCACGGCTTCATCCGGGTGGTCGACTATATGGGTGACGACGATGCCGTGGTGCAGGCCGCGCGGGTTTCCTATGGCAAGGGCACCAAGCGCGTCTCCGAAGATCGCGGCTTGCTCAATTACTTGATGCGGCACCGCCACACGACGCCGTTCGAAATGGCGGAGATCAAGTACCACGTCAAACTCCCCATTTTCGTCGCGCGCCAGTGGATTCGTCACCGTACGGCCAACGTCAACGAATACTCGGCCCGGTACTCGATCCTCGACAACGAGTTCTACTTGCCGGCACCCGAACATCTCGCCGCGCAGAGCGCCCAGAACCGTCAGGGCCGCGATTCGGTGTTGACCGGCGACGAGGCGACCGAGGTCTTCAAGCTGTTACGCGACGATTCGGAAAACAACTACGCGCACTACGCCTACATGCTGAACGAAGGCGCAGACGGCGAACCCGCGGATCCGAGCCGCAAGGGGCTGGCGCGCGAACTCGCCCGGATGAACCTGTCGCTTAATTTCTATACGCAGTGGTACTGGAAGACGAACCTGCACAATTTGCTGCACTTCCTCTCCCTGCGTGCCGACCCCCACGCGCAGTACGAAATCCGTGTCTATGCGGATGCGATGTTGGACACCCTGAGGCGCTGGGTACCGCTGACCTACGATGCCTTCATGGACTATCGCCTAGGCGGCGTGCATCTGTCGGCGAAGGGGGCCGCCGCAGTGAAACGGATTCTCCGGGGCGAAAAGGTTGACCGCAAGGACACCGGCCTCTCGGCCCGCGAATGGCGCGAGCTGAAGGAGTCATTCGACCTTCCCGCGGATTAGTAGGGACTGCGCCCATAGGGCGCGCTCGCAACGCCGAGGTTGTCCACTCTACCTTGTCTAGCCAAACGCCGTCTCCCAACGCGAAGGCACGGTCAAAAACAAAACCGAACCTCCCCCAGCGCGCATGGCGGGACGTTAAGATTGGCCGATACCGACCCACATACCGCAATCGGAAATGGGATACCCTTGGGCGACATCGCCCGAGGAGTCCCCCCGATGGCCTACTACCACGTGATACTGGAGCGCTATACCGCGCCCTTCACCGCCGATGAGGAACGCGAGATCGAGACGCTCTACGCACGGATCCGCGTCGAACTCCCGGGGTGTTTGGGCTACCACCGTGGACCCAATGTGTCGCCGTTCGGCCGCGACTACACCCATGTGCATCTCTCGATTTGGGAAACCAAGGCGGCGCACGACGCCTACCAATCCCATCCCCTACACGACCGGCTTGTTGAGCTCATTGTGCCCAAGCTCGAGGCGGCGGTGGCCGACCTGGACGCGTAAGCACCCCCTGTCGCTGGAAATCACGGTTGCTCAGTTCGAGGACAGATTAGAATATACAATTTTAGGTAATGTTCCCGAGATTTGTTCGCACTAGGCGCGTGACAACTCCTGGGAAGTGCGCAAAGATTTCCTCGCTGATTTGGCGAGTGCGGGGGGCGCGATGGCAAAACAAGATGGCGAACAACGCGGCGGTCTTTCGAAACGCCATAACCACCGTCTGCCGCTTCAATCCCTTTCGGCGGGCCAACTCAAACAGGACTTGGTTGTTCACGAGTCCTGCGACGTCGATGTCGTCGCCGGCGTCGCCAGCCAAGGAGCGATAGCCCTCGCCGGTGTCACTGAAACCGCCGGAAAGGTGAGCGCGTTGCAATTCTTACTACCCGACGGCTGGATCATCGATATTCCGATGAGTGAGGCGATCGTCGATCAGCTTCGCCGCATCGTCGGATCGTTGGAGGGGCGGCAATGACAATCGTTGGTTTCGACCGCCGCGGGTTTTCCGGCCCCACCATGACCATCAGCCCCTTCAAGGCCGACGCCAAGACAACGCCAATGTTGCCGAACGGTACGAAGCCCGACCTAGTTGCGCGGCCACGACCGGCCGTTGCGGTGCTGGGTAAACTGACCGACGAACCGGCAACGTTGCACAGCCTGATGTTCGTCCTGGAGGACGGTTACCTCCTCGAGATGCCGCTGAATCGCGGTTCGCTCGGCCAACTCAGAGCGGTGCTCGGCGCCCCCGATCTGCCCGATGGAGATACCGAACTGACCAAGCCGAGCTGGGCTTAGGGGCCGCCTAGGTCCAATCGAATTTCGGGATACCGATTGTGACCGCGCATCGTCCTTCCTGCGCTATAGTACGACTCCGTCGTTGAAGGGCACCTCGCCGTTCGACTTGGACGGGAGCCATCTTTGCACGAGCCGGTTTGGGTTCGTTCACCCCTATCCTTAGTTCGACCGACGAAACAAAAGAGTTCTTTGGCTTCGTTTGTGTGCGGGTCAAAATGATTCGGTGGCCCGAATCGTTGCCTCGCTTTGTTTCTTCACAGCACCGGAGATCACGATGCCCAACCCCTATCTCGAGCGTGTGCCGTTTGAGCGCCTCAATCCCTACATGCAGGCGGCCCACGAGCAGAACGTGAAGGTTCACGGCGAGGCCGACCGGGTAGAGATCTACGGCAACGCGCCCCACGTCTTCGAATTCTACCGCAAGGATTTTTACGAACGCCTGTTCTACGCGGGCCAGGTCGATGTGCCGACAAAGGAATTGCTGCGCCTACGACTGGCCGGCATTCACGGCTGCGCCCACTGTAACCGTGGCGACCGTTTGGCAGCCGCCAAGGCAGGGATCGCCCAAGACAAGATCGACAACATCATGGACCCGGCAGCGCCATGCTTTGATGCGCGCGAGCGGGCGATCCTCGACCTCGCCGATCAGATTTCCCTGCCCAACATGCACGGCGAACTGAGCAAGGATCTATACGATCGTTTGCGGGTTCATTACAGCGACGGCGATCTCTATGAACTCGGCGTCGTGGCCGCGGTTCTCACAGGCATGGCGAAATTCCTCTTCGTCTATGACCTAGTGGAGCGAGAACCGAACTGCCCCATCGTCCCGCTCAGCGCCGCAGCGGAATAGCCGGGCACAGAGGTGGGTGGGGGAATGACGGTTGACGACGTCGCAACGGCCACTGCGCCCGCAACCGACTGGAGCCCGCCGCGCACCGTCGAAGAGCGCATCAAAGGGTTTCTTGTCCCGCCGCGGCTCTATATCCGATACAAAGTCGCGAAAGAACGCCTGCGGGGCGAGGCTGAGATGCGTCTGTTGCCATTTCTGGTCGACCGCAACCGCAACGCTGTCGATGCCGGAGCCAACAAAGGAACCTACAGTTTCGTCCTGGGGCAGTTGGCGCGCACCGTCTATGCCTACGAGCCGAATCCCAAGATGTTTGCGGTGCTGCAACGCACCGCGGGGCGCAACGTCGTTGCCTCGCCCCTCGCACTTTCTAACCAGACCGGCGTCGTCGAATTCCGGGTACCGCGCTATGGCAAAGGCAGTTATTCCAACCAGGGCGGTACGCTAAGTGCGATCAAGGTCAACGACGACTACGCGGCGTTACCGGTCAACGCCGAGCGGCTCGACGCTTTGGGCCTGACCGATATCGGGTTTATCAAGATCGATGTCGAGGGGTTCGAGACCGAAGTGTTGGAAGGCGCGCGAGAGATCATTGCTCGCGACCGACCGACATTGATGATCGAAATCGAGGAAAAGCACACTCAAGTGCCGATCGAAGATGCCCTGGCCGGTGTGGTGGCTCTGGGCTATGACGGGTTCTTCTACGACCGGGCTGCACATGCCTTGCGCGCCCTTGGTGCATTTCACCCTGGGGACCATCATCGCAATCCGGTCAAGGGTTACGTCTATAATTTCATTTTTTTCGCCCGGCGCTAGGGCACGATAGCATGACGACGACAATCAAACGGCGCTTCGCCGCAATCGATCTTGGGCAGGTCCACTACTACACCGCCGGCGAGGCCCACGCTGACAATGGCAAAAGGCCCGCGGTTCTGATGCATGCCTCTCCCTTTGCGGCGCGTACCCTCAACCCGCTGACCGCCCAACTCGGCCAGAGCCGATGGGCTCTTGCACCGGATAACCTCGGGCAGGGCGATTCCTGCCCGCCTGCCGCCGACAATCCCGACATTGGATACTTCGGCGACGCGATGGTGCGGTTGTTGGACTCGCTAAAAATCGACAGGGCCGATCTCTACGGTACCCATACCGGTGCCCATACCGCGATGGATGTTGCGATTCGGTATCCCGATCGGGTCGGCAAGTTGATTCTCGACGGGATCGGATTGCCCCCGCGGGAACTCAAAGACGACTATATCGCGCACCTGCGCGAAACCCCGCCCTACGACTACACCGGTTCGCAATACCTCTGGGCGTTCCACGTCATCAAGGACATGTTCATCTGGTTTCCCTACTACCGTCGCGACGCGGCCCACCGCCGCAATCGCGACGTGCCCGCTGCCGACGACTTGCACGACCGCACGCTGGATTTGCTCAAGAATCTGTTCAGCTATCACAAGGCCTATATTGCCGCCTTCGACAATAACGAGAACGGCAAGCGCTTCCCCGATATCCAGGTCCCGACGCTCCTGACCGCAGCGGAGGGCGATATCTCCGGCGCGGCGATGGGCGCGGTCGCCAAGATGATCCCCGACTGCACAAAAAAGAACTATCCGCCCGGCGTGCAACCCGGCGATGTCGGACCGGCGGCGGCGATGTTTGTCGACTGGTTGGATGGCGCATGATGGAAACCATCCGCGGCTTCATCGATATCGACGAAGGGCAGGTGCATTATCGGACT
Proteins encoded in this window:
- a CDS encoding GNAT family N-acetyltransferase, which codes for MTFLSGPSSEKPPRAADLAIAIRETEPGDAGRLIALQVAYYGTRWDFPARFFEAKITREIGEFLARRDDPRNRMWRADDDGTYVGGIAIDGSIDPPAALLRWFILGESAHGNGTGRRLMDAAMAFCHANKLPKIYLATFAGLDAARHLYEKAGFRLINEYESTTWGKPLVEQRFECLLDGKQT
- a CDS encoding fumarate hydratase: MVAFQYQDMFPLGPDETPYRQLSDEFVSTIDVGGNEVVRVEPQALSLLTEQAMRDIAHLLRPGHLQQLRNIMDDPDASDNDRYVAYELLKNANIAAGMILPGCQDTGTAIVMAYKGQNIWTPGNDAEAISRGVFSTYTESYLRYSQMSALSMYDEVNTGSNLPAQIDIYASDGDTYKFLFMAKGGGSANKTFLYQQTRAVLNPDGLLAFLDEKIRSLGTAACPPYHLAIVVGGTSAEMNLKTVKLASTRYLDTLPTAGNEHGQAFRDLETEARVHELTQTMGIGAQFGGKYFCHDVRVIRLPRHGASVPIGIGVSCSADRQAKGKITREGVFLEQLETNPAKYMPEVPEGELGGDVVQIDLNRPMAEILKQLSSYPIRTRLSLNGPMIVARDIAHAKIKERLAGGGGMPQYMKDHMVYYAGPAKTPEGYASGSFGPTTAGRMDSYVDEFMAAGGSMISLAKGNRSPMVRQACGKHGGFYLGSIGGPAARLAQDCIKKVEVLEYPELGMEAVWRIEVEDFPAFIVIDDKGNDFFVGTVERKAA
- a CDS encoding ClpXP protease specificity-enhancing factor SspB, yielding MDSAASGLVCAPDGSFDDMRDHYNYPTMVDTALRGVVRSVLKRVQEQGLRGNHHLYLSFLTHFPGVVIADYLRSKYPKEMTVVLQHQYWDLDVTDDGFDLTLSFHKVPERLTIPFAALTGFADPSVQFGLQFQPDRSRVETGPTGDSSGPTPIGAGGAMVTVGSNADDAEPDAAPDKTPDVPAGEKVVALDQFRKK
- a CDS encoding patatin-like phospholipase family protein, which gives rise to MIRLATLVTVLLGVVACTAPIRNAELAVLDSDAGYRFHTVNHGTRDDIMVVMSMSGGGTRAAALAAGALRGLHDARFADGSGLDTEIDILSSVSGGSVTAAYFARHGYGGLDALEQGFLRQDVIGDLVAAGLNPVNLARLPTPSYARIDWLIAAFHKRLFAEGETFATLLQRDGPQPYLIVNAGDVTAEAVFPFTQDRFDLICSDLIEMKLADAVAASAAFPLALSAVTLTNYSPCPAQDRAWPDHPPLRIINPLSTSAYDNPQVRRRAAREWAYLNRSYPDDYLNGTGDIDQSRPPRRKDWLSKLPPDEGRRFIHLLDGGIADNLGLSEPLYLLSSENSPALARGRDGTIKNLVQAICEKDIGTILFVVVNARSDRQSALDRRPTPPGLVAMLTGTTSSAIDGSTFGILDRLDTVTKELLRTNRACDPGAVQDLVILNVPVDFDFIDDPACRQRFQDMATTWTLPDRQIDALLTVGAALVAKGLGAAPGDGSQPSPLARLGLTSLIAETLPTACDAAKAG
- a CDS encoding CoA transferase produces the protein MMLPLTGLRVVAVEQYGAGPFGTQYLSDFGAEVIKIESPDGGDVSRSVGPFFMEGADDGDSAASLFYQGLNRNKRSLTLDLKSAAGQEILHALVATADAVCNNLRGDVPAKLGLTYDALKHLKPALVCAHLSAYGRDNERAAWPGYDFLMQAETGYFSVTGEPDGPPARMGLSIVDLMAGLSMSFGLVSSVMQARQTGIGRDVDVNLFDTALYNLNYIGHWYLGAGHNQGREPRSAHASLVPCQLYKTGDGWIYLMCNKEKFWGILCDLMERADLKTDPRFLTFKERLVHRDELTPLIDAALAPKTTAQWLGVFQGRVPAAPLLDVAQALENPFVRDRGRIAAATTPDGRDVDLLASPIHLKGETYPQRAAPALGTDSDDILSELGFDAAQIAALRAQRVI